The DNA sequence TTTGTCCTTATCAGAGACCAAATCCCATTATATCATTTGTTTTATCATCAATACTCTGTTGCTCTATTTGTAGCCATTTCACTTGTTATAAAGCACTAACTCTATTCAGCCACTCATGCAATGTCACAATCaactgaaatttcaaaatctagATATCTTAATAGGTCCCTCCGCCCAAACAAATCATTCTTTGGTATTAGAGAAAAGTTTAACTCCTTAGGCCTCACCAAACATTTAGCCCTATAAATAGTGCCAAGATAGTCAGCATGCACAGAAATAAGTTTGATCACAGATAAAGTCAAGATTATGATTCAACCTCGTCCTGTTATGGCCACAATAAGCATGCCCCTGTGTTTGTCCCTGCTGATCATCTGTGCCAATTTCATGCCTCATTTGGCTGATGCCACCAAAAAACTTGTTTTCATTCTTGGTGATTCAACAGTTGATGTTGGaactaataattatatttcaagcAAGTTACGAGCAAATTTCCCCCACAACGGCGTTGATTTCCCCAAGTGCCAAGCAACTGGGAGGTTCAGCAATGGCTTCAACAGTGCTGATGAACTCGGTTAGTTTAAACGTAGATAACTACATATCCTAAGTTTTTGTACAGAATAAATGCATGCACATCTGCTAACATGTCGTGTTATGTTAATATTGCCTGCCTCAGCAAAACTTTTCCAGTTGAAGATGAGCCCACCTCCATTTCTGTATCTTCTTACGCTTGGATCTGGATTGCAGAAGGAACTCTGCAAAGGCGTAAACTTTGCCTCTGGGGGTGCTGGACTCCTAGACATAACAAATATTAACAATGTAAGGAATTTACTTGCTTGATTGTGAGGATTCAGTTTTAATGTTGCAATCTCTGATATTTTCTGTTCATGCCCCCATTGCATTGGAACATCAACAGACAGTGCCCTTATCGGAACAGATCAATCAGTTCACTACAGTGCGCAATAATTTCACTGCCATGAAAGGCGAAAATGCGACTGAAGTAATTCTCAATAAGTCTTTGTTCTTCATCAGTGTCGGGAGCAATGACATTTTTGGTTATTTAAACAGAAGTGATACGACACCTCCAGGCACCTTCATCACCATGATGCTATCAGCATATTCTCAACACATCACTGTAAGTTTCTTGGTATACTAGCCTCCAAACATACAAACAAATCACCAATCCTTTCACTTTAAACTGATTGCATTGGGGTGGTGCCAGACGTTGTACCAACTTGGAGCAAGAAAATTCGGAATCATAAGCGTTCCACCAATAGGTTGCTGTCCATTTTCAAGACTAATCCAATTGAACTTCACCAGCACCAACGGCTGCTTCCCTCCAATGAACGATATTGCTCAGGCATTCCACTTAGCCCTCGACGGCCTTTTACTCAACATCAGCTCACAGCTTCCTGGAATGAAATACTCTCTTGGGAACTCATTCAATATGACTCTTGATGTCATCAACGCGCCAAAAAATTTCTGTGAGAATTCATCATATTCTCGCcatgtttaaattaaaaaaacaagcataaaagtaagaaagaacaGAGGATAGATAAGTCTAACATCTTCTATTGCTCCTACTGTAGCACTATTCGGAACAGTGGATAAAGCATGCTGCGGGCATGGAACTTTGAATGCTGAAGGGCCTTGCAACAAATCAGCATCGCTTTGTCCAGACCGCGGAAGGTATCTGTTCTGGGACATGTTCCACCCAACTCAGGAAGCCTCGTACCTCGCTGCTCAAGAACTCTATAACGGCTCAACTTATGTGTCACCGATCAGCTTTAGTCAGCTGGAACAGGACAACtagctatatatatacatatctaGTATATGTTTATAATAAGTAGCATTTCCAAAATGTCGTGATTTTGTGTTAATGTTCATTAGCATATATGATTGAATCGAAATCTGTTTTGATTACACAATTTCCTGTAACTTTGAATAATATCAATGTACAAGCTCTGAGCACAGAAAAGAGCAAATCTTTTATGAATAATTGGACTATTGAATAAAGTTCTGTAATCTTCTGATAGCTGGAAGTATATCTTCACGGGTAAAAACAAGAGATGGGAAAGGGGATAATCAAGGATTATTATTGATACTTACAATACAACTAGTGTGTGAATACCTATACGATCTTGGATGAATCAAATCATCTCCGCGCATACCTAATCGCATGGCGTCTCAGCCACAGCTGATACATCAACATGTTGAAAGCATCCATCACCTGCGCCTCCTCGTTCCACACCAAATGCTTGCTCGCAGCCACAACCATTTCTCTCATCTCCGCAATCTTCTCCTCGCTTACCTCCGATAAAATCTGCTTCAGCCGCTTAGCGCCGCTGTGCGGCACTGCCACCACTAGAGCGAGATCAGACCATTTCAAAACATCCATCAACGGCAAGTCCTGAATCGGACGGTCCACGATCAGCACCGGCACGCAGCCGGACGCCATCGCCTCCACTATCCCGGCCACCTCCCCGTGATACAGAAATAAACAGAATTTACTCTCTCTGAAGCTCCGAGAGGACTCCAATTGCTTATTTCTGTCCTCGATCACAAAATCGGAATCCAATTTCAACTCGTTGACCAAATTCAGCTCCGTCTCCCCGTCCCATCGCAAGTAGCCTAAAATCGAAGCCTCGGTGGAATTGTCCGCGGCGTGGAAGAGGTCGAGCGGCGATCGGACGGAAGGAGGCAGCGTGATGTCCTTGTGCGGGATGAAGTAGCCGGAGACGACGGGGAAAATGGAAATTTGGATGGAATTCTTCTTGAGCTCGAGAATGTTGCGGTCGGAAGAGTAGTCAATTCCGGCGGGGGAGAGGAAGAAATGATCGGCGCCTAGGGTTCGGTTCCAGTAGGGAAAGTCGGTGCGGAGCTCTCTGACGACACGCGCCATAGAGCGCGTGGAGATGTCGGGGGAGAAGGGGACGAAGAAGAGGTGCGCGTGTTCGGGGTCGTGGGTGAGGAAGGGGCTGCGGAGGAGGGAATTGTAGAAGAGAGAGGCGGGGGCGTCGGGGAATTCGAAAGGGGTGTAAGGGGTGCAGATGAAAACTTTGAAAGTTGTTAGCATGTTTTGGTAGTTCTGGAGAAGTGTCGTTGGGGAGAGGTATGGGGACGGTGCGGCGGTGGAAGGTGGAAGGAGGAGGACGGCGAGGAAGAGGGAGAGTATTGCTGCCGCCGCTGCCATGGTAGGTATTGTTTGGTTAATCAAAGCCAGGTGATACTTTTCCAGTTTTCtgtgtgttgatatttgtgttGTGTGCGAAACTGTCAAACATGGAATTAAGTTGGTcgcctttttttttacttttattactatcattaaaTCATCATTACtatgattataatttcaaataacaGAGCAATGAATACTATGAAGACTACATAAATCCATTGCGAGCTTTTATGTTATATGATGATGAACATCATTTTGGGAGTCATGAGTAATATCaccaattttttgtttgaatttttgatcGGACAGCTTGAAGtcaaaattttagtattaaaGCAAAAGATAAGAATTAGGTAGAGTGTGAGATTGACGATCTGATTACTTGTAAATAGTAGCGGATCCTGAaacttttaattatagtaatcaaaatatttatataatactgACATAAAAGGGTGGTGATCCATTGCTAAAGTAATtcaaaattgagaccaatcTCTGTTATTAGATAGGGAGATTTAATGGTTGAACTAATGTCAAAgtgattataatataaatttaaataataattaaataaatttaaagagtattactgtaaattcataaatatagtacttctttaatctcattcaagatgaccatctttccttttttgtttatcCCAATAAAGATGaccatttttcaattttggaaataactATCTCCTATCTCTcgtcattaaaatattcaactatctttttcgcctctactttattccacctaacaataattcctaaaatctcgtgtcattgGTCATCTTGAGTGGGAAGTAGAGAGTAGTTAATACTAActgctttctctctcttcaaaatcatctcaaaactttg is a window from the Salvia hispanica cultivar TCC Black 2014 chromosome 1, UniMelb_Shisp_WGS_1.0, whole genome shotgun sequence genome containing:
- the LOC125216022 gene encoding GDSL esterase/lipase At5g55050-like, which codes for MATISMPLCLSLLIICANFMPHLADATKKLVFILGDSTVDVGTNNYISSKLRANFPHNGVDFPKCQATGRFSNGFNSADELAKLFQLKMSPPPFLYLLTLGSGLQKELCKGVNFASGGAGLLDITNINNTVPLSEQINQFTTVRNNFTAMKGENATEVILNKSLFFISVGSNDIFGYLNRSDTTPPGTFITMMLSAYSQHITTLYQLGARKFGIISVPPIGCCPFSRLIQLNFTSTNGCFPPMNDIAQAFHLALDGLLLNISSQLPGMKYSLGNSFNMTLDVINAPKNFSLFGTVDKACCGHGTLNAEGPCNKSASLCPDRGRYLFWDMFHPTQEASYLAAQELYNGSTYVSPISFSQLEQDN
- the LOC125215994 gene encoding probable glycosyltransferase At3g07620 — translated: MAAAAAILSLFLAVLLLPPSTAAPSPYLSPTTLLQNYQNMLTTFKVFICTPYTPFEFPDAPASLFYNSLLRSPFLTHDPEHAHLFFVPFSPDISTRSMARVVRELRTDFPYWNRTLGADHFFLSPAGIDYSSDRNILELKKNSIQISIFPVVSGYFIPHKDITLPPSVRSPLDLFHAADNSTEASILGYLRWDGETELNLVNELKLDSDFVIEDRNKQLESSRSFRESKFCLFLYHGEVAGIVEAMASGCVPVLIVDRPIQDLPLMDVLKWSDLALVVAVPHSGAKRLKQILSEVSEEKIAEMREMVVAASKHLVWNEEAQVMDAFNMLMYQLWLRRHAIRYARR